ACAATCATCCACGAAACCTGTCTACTAGGTTCTACAAGTAAACCAGAAATTCCACTGGAACAGCGGGGGAGTCGCCAAATCCATCAAGCATCCTTCTTTTTCttcgatttcagcatcacaagACCGATGAATATACTTAAGAACGAAAGTAGCACCACACCGGCAAACACAGGGATGAAGATGGCGTATTCTTGAGGTAGAAAGTATTGGTGGACAAAATGGTCATCGTCAACAAATGGCTAGTTGGGAAAAGAGAAACAAAATCACCATCGATACATTAACACAGAAACATATAGAAATGAAGCATGTAATGCCCAGAAGTTACTAACCAAGATTATGACCCAGAAAGTGTAGTAGGTAAAGATGGATAAACTCGTCATGGTCAACACAAGGCCGACCGCCTTGTCTCCCATTTCCATTTCTTCAGAATTTGTAGGAACCTACTCTTGATTTGAGATACACAAATGGGTTTCCTGCATACAGGTAAATGCAAACATGGTGAGTATCCAAATAACTTCACACGGTAAGGTTCATAAAATGGAGTGTCAAGATAGTGAAACTacatcaaaataaataa
This genomic window from Aegilops tauschii subsp. strangulata cultivar AL8/78 chromosome 4, Aet v6.0, whole genome shotgun sequence contains:
- the LOC109757892 gene encoding dolichol-phosphate mannose synthase subunit 2 → MEMGDKAVGLVLTMTSLSIFTYYTFWVIILPFVDDDHFVHQYFLPQEYAIFIPVFAGVVLLSFLSIFIGLVMLKSKKKKDA